From Synechococcus sp. A10-1-5-1, a single genomic window includes:
- the ureC gene encoding urease subunit alpha yields MPYRISRRQYAETYGPTTGDRLRLADTELILEVERDLTVYGDEVKFGGGKVIRDGMGQAQTTRADGAVDTVITNALILDWWGIVKADIGIRDGRICGIGKAGNPDTQAGVDIVVGPGTEAIAGEGHILTAGSIDTHIHFICPQQIETALASGVTTLLGGGTGPATGTNATTCTPGAFHIGRMLQAAEGLPVNLGFFGKGNASTPEAIEEQVHAGACGLKLHEDWGTTPAAIDCCLSVADRLDVQVCIHSDTLNEAGFVEDTIRAIGGRTIHTFHTEGAGGGHAPDIIKICGEANVLPSSTNPTRPYTRNTLEEHLDMLMVCHHLDPKIPEDVAFAESRIRRETIAAEDILHDLGAFSIIASDSQAMGRVGEVITRTFQTAHKMKVQRGALPEDSSRNDNTRLKRYIAKTTINPAIAHGLDQQVGSVEVGKLADLVLWKPGFFGVKPELVIKGGSIVWAQMGDANASIPTPGPVHGRPMFAAFGKALAPSCLTFVSQAALDADLPRKLGLERACVPVLNTRSGISKAAMKNNTALPKVEVDPQTYEVFANGELLSCEPAEVLPMAQRYFLL; encoded by the coding sequence ATGCCCTACCGGATTTCCCGCCGTCAGTACGCCGAGACCTACGGCCCCACCACCGGCGATCGCCTGCGCCTGGCGGACACCGAACTCATCCTCGAGGTGGAGCGGGACCTGACCGTCTACGGCGATGAGGTGAAGTTCGGCGGCGGAAAGGTCATCCGCGACGGCATGGGCCAAGCCCAGACCACCCGCGCCGATGGAGCCGTCGACACCGTCATCACCAACGCCCTGATTCTTGATTGGTGGGGGATCGTCAAAGCGGACATCGGCATCCGCGATGGCCGCATCTGCGGCATCGGCAAGGCGGGCAACCCTGACACCCAGGCCGGGGTCGACATCGTCGTGGGCCCAGGCACCGAAGCGATTGCTGGGGAGGGCCACATCCTCACAGCGGGCTCGATCGACACCCACATTCACTTCATCTGCCCCCAGCAGATCGAAACGGCACTCGCCAGTGGGGTGACAACACTGCTCGGCGGCGGAACAGGACCGGCCACGGGAACCAACGCCACCACCTGCACTCCAGGGGCCTTTCATATCGGCCGGATGCTGCAAGCGGCCGAGGGTCTGCCGGTCAACCTGGGATTCTTCGGCAAAGGCAATGCCTCCACCCCCGAGGCGATTGAAGAGCAGGTCCACGCCGGCGCTTGCGGGCTCAAGCTTCACGAGGACTGGGGAACCACCCCAGCCGCCATCGACTGCTGTTTAAGCGTTGCCGATCGCTTGGATGTGCAGGTCTGCATCCACAGCGACACGCTCAACGAGGCGGGGTTTGTCGAAGACACGATCCGGGCCATCGGCGGACGCACGATCCACACCTTCCACACCGAGGGGGCTGGAGGCGGTCATGCCCCGGACATCATCAAGATCTGCGGCGAAGCCAACGTCCTGCCCAGCAGCACGAATCCGACAAGGCCCTACACCCGCAACACGCTCGAGGAACACCTCGACATGCTGATGGTGTGCCACCACCTCGATCCCAAGATCCCAGAGGATGTGGCCTTCGCCGAGTCACGCATCCGGCGGGAGACCATTGCCGCCGAAGACATCCTTCACGACCTTGGTGCCTTCTCGATCATCGCCAGCGACTCCCAGGCCATGGGCCGCGTGGGGGAGGTGATCACCCGCACCTTCCAGACCGCCCACAAGATGAAGGTGCAGCGGGGCGCGCTGCCGGAGGACAGCAGCCGCAACGACAACACCCGCCTCAAGCGCTACATCGCCAAAACCACGATCAATCCAGCGATCGCCCATGGCCTCGATCAACAGGTCGGTTCCGTTGAGGTGGGCAAGCTGGCGGATCTCGTGCTCTGGAAGCCGGGCTTCTTTGGGGTGAAACCGGAGCTGGTCATCAAGGGTGGCTCGATCGTCTGGGCGCAGATGGGCGACGCCAACGCCTCAATCCCCACGCCCGGCCCCGTGCACGGCCGGCCCATGTTCGCGGCCTTCGGGAAAGCGCTGGCCCCCAGTTGCCTGACCTTCGTGAGCCAAGCAGCTCTCGATGCCGATCTACCGCGGAAACTGGGACTGGAGCGCGCCTGTGTCCCGGTCCTGAATACGCGCAGTGGCATCAGCAAGGCGGCGATGAAAAACAACACCGCCCTACCGAAGGTGGAGGTCGACCCCCAGACCTATGAGGTGTTTGCCAACGGCGAATTGCTCAGCTGCGAACCCGCCGAGGTGCTGCCGATGGCGCAGCGCTACTTCCTGCTCTGA
- the ureG gene encoding urease accessory protein UreG — MTTSRLRVGVAGPVGSGKTALVEALCLRLRDRFELAVVTNDIYTQEDAQFLTRAGALEPGRIRGVETGGCPHTAIREDCSINRAAVADLEDAYPNLDLVLVESGGDNLAASFSPELVDLCIYVIDVAAGDKIPRKGGPGITRSDLLVINKIDLAPMVGASLEVMERDTERMRPGRSWCFTNLHSGEGLEQVEEFLLQQLPK; from the coding sequence ATGACGACCAGTCGTTTGCGGGTTGGTGTAGCGGGACCGGTGGGCTCTGGGAAGACCGCCCTTGTGGAGGCCCTCTGCCTGCGCCTGCGCGATCGCTTTGAGCTGGCGGTTGTGACCAACGACATCTATACCCAGGAGGACGCCCAATTCCTGACCCGTGCTGGAGCGTTGGAGCCCGGGCGCATTCGCGGCGTGGAAACCGGAGGGTGTCCCCACACCGCCATTCGGGAGGACTGCTCGATCAACCGGGCTGCGGTCGCGGATCTGGAGGATGCCTATCCGAATCTCGATCTGGTGTTGGTCGAGAGCGGCGGTGACAACTTGGCAGCGAGCTTCAGCCCTGAGCTGGTGGATCTCTGCATCTATGTCATTGATGTGGCAGCCGGAGACAAGATTCCACGTAAGGGCGGTCCTGGCATCACCCGATCCGACCTGCTGGTGATCAACAAGATCGATTTGGCCCCGATGGTGGGAGCCAGCCTTGAGGTCATGGAGCGCGACACCGAGCGGATGCGCCCGGGCCGCAGCTGGTGTTTCACCAACCTCCATAGCGGGGAGGGCCTGGAGCAGGTCGAGGAGTTCTTGTTGCAACAGCTACCGAAGTAG
- a CDS encoding urease accessory protein UreD, translating to MAESQSAWRGRLDLQFERRGSADSQRTIHQGQASSPLKLQRAQWQSSGHCELPILHTAGGLVGGDELQITAQLSAKSQALLTSVAAQKVYGSVGRSRQQPQGIWSRQALQFDLKGGSQLEWLPQELVLYANGLFEQTCRVELEPGASFLGAEIVRLGRTAAGEDLEQGCWRSALEIHRNGANGGRWELVDRLELKDAALTGEHGMAAQPVFGSLAWVAGEVLSPSALENLLQSCREQRAGLEGTMACGALEQGLVARYRGPSSQAARFWFCRIWALIRSFQGQAAPEPPRVWPFQESPLGTRA from the coding sequence ATGGCTGAATCTCAATCCGCTTGGAGGGGTCGGCTGGACCTCCAGTTCGAGAGGCGGGGCTCAGCGGACAGCCAACGCACCATTCATCAAGGCCAGGCCAGCTCCCCGCTCAAATTGCAGCGGGCGCAATGGCAGAGCAGTGGCCATTGCGAGCTGCCGATCCTGCACACCGCCGGCGGACTCGTAGGCGGGGACGAACTGCAGATCACGGCCCAGCTCTCAGCCAAGAGCCAAGCCCTGCTGACCAGCGTCGCGGCCCAGAAGGTCTACGGAAGCGTGGGACGCTCCCGTCAACAACCGCAGGGGATCTGGTCTCGGCAAGCCCTGCAGTTCGACCTCAAGGGTGGCAGTCAACTGGAATGGCTCCCGCAGGAGCTGGTGCTTTACGCCAATGGCCTCTTCGAGCAAACCTGCCGCGTCGAGCTGGAACCCGGTGCCAGCTTTCTGGGCGCGGAGATCGTGCGGCTGGGACGAACGGCAGCAGGCGAAGACCTCGAGCAGGGCTGTTGGCGCTCTGCCCTCGAGATCCACCGCAACGGAGCCAACGGCGGGCGCTGGGAATTGGTGGACCGCCTCGAGCTCAAGGATGCAGCGCTAACCGGTGAGCACGGCATGGCCGCTCAGCCGGTCTTCGGCTCCCTGGCCTGGGTTGCGGGGGAAGTGCTGAGCCCATCAGCGCTCGAGAACTTGCTCCAAAGCTGCCGTGAGCAGCGAGCCGGCCTGGAGGGAACCATGGCCTGCGGCGCCCTCGAGCAGGGACTGGTGGCCCGCTACCGCGGCCCCTCCAGCCAGGCCGCCCGGTTCTGGTTTTGCCGGATTTGGGCCCTGATCCGCTCGTTCCAAGGACAAGCCGCGCCAGAGCCGCCGCGGGTCTGGCCATTCCAGGAGAGCCCCCTTGGAACACGTGCCTGA
- the urtA gene encoding urea ABC transporter substrate-binding protein, translated as MRKSSLRLLTGATALATSLSLVACGGGDSASNVQYDDTVKVGILHSLTGTMAISESTLVDTEKMAIDEINAAGGVTVDGKKYKIDYIVEDGASDWPTFAEKSKKLIDQDKVPVVFGGWTSASRKAMLPVYESKDAFLYYPIQYEGQECSKNIFYTGATPNQQSEPATEFMFKKSPAAGKPFFLVGSDYVFPRTSNTITKQQLKSLGGKVVGEDYLPLGNTEVAPIIAKIKKAMPNGGVIINTLNGDQNVAFFKQIQDAGLTPANGYYVMSYSIAEEEISTIGPEFLEGHYGAWNYMMSIDTPASKKFAADFKKKYGSDRMVADPQESAYNMVYLWKAAVEKANSFDDDKVREALIGIEFDAPQGKVKVMPNHHLSQTVRIGEITKDGQFKILQSTNGPVAPQAWNQYEPSSKGYACDWTDAKKGERYKL; from the coding sequence ATGCGCAAGTCTTCGTTGCGTCTGCTGACCGGTGCAACTGCTCTGGCTACTTCTCTGAGTTTGGTGGCCTGTGGCGGTGGTGACTCTGCCTCCAATGTTCAGTACGACGACACGGTCAAGGTCGGGATTCTTCACTCCCTGACCGGCACGATGGCGATCTCTGAATCCACTCTGGTGGATACCGAGAAGATGGCCATTGATGAGATCAATGCCGCCGGTGGTGTCACCGTTGATGGCAAGAAATACAAGATTGACTACATCGTTGAAGACGGCGCTTCCGATTGGCCGACCTTTGCTGAGAAGTCCAAGAAGCTGATCGATCAGGACAAGGTGCCTGTGGTCTTCGGTGGTTGGACGTCCGCCAGCCGCAAGGCGATGCTGCCCGTTTACGAGTCGAAGGACGCTTTCCTCTACTACCCGATTCAGTACGAGGGTCAGGAGTGTTCCAAGAACATCTTCTACACCGGCGCTACTCCAAACCAGCAGTCGGAGCCCGCGACCGAATTCATGTTCAAGAAGTCGCCTGCCGCCGGCAAGCCCTTCTTCCTGGTGGGATCCGATTACGTCTTCCCCCGCACCTCCAACACCATCACCAAGCAGCAGCTCAAGTCGCTGGGTGGCAAGGTCGTTGGTGAGGACTACCTGCCCCTGGGTAACACCGAAGTCGCTCCAATCATCGCCAAGATCAAGAAGGCGATGCCCAACGGTGGTGTGATCATCAACACCCTGAATGGTGACCAGAATGTTGCCTTCTTCAAGCAGATCCAGGACGCCGGTCTGACTCCGGCCAATGGCTACTACGTGATGAGCTACTCCATCGCGGAAGAAGAGATCAGCACTATTGGACCTGAGTTCCTGGAGGGCCATTACGGCGCCTGGAACTACATGATGTCGATCGACACTCCGGCATCGAAGAAGTTCGCCGCTGACTTCAAGAAGAAGTACGGCAGTGATCGCATGGTCGCTGACCCGCAGGAGTCGGCTTACAACATGGTCTACCTCTGGAAGGCCGCTGTTGAGAAGGCCAACAGCTTCGATGATGACAAGGTGCGCGAAGCCCTGATCGGCATTGAATTCGATGCACCCCAGGGCAAGGTCAAGGTGATGCCCAACCATCACCTGTCCCAGACCGTGCGCATCGGTGAGATCACCAAGGACGGTCAGTTCAAGATCCTCCAGTCCACCAACGGTCCTGTGGCACCCCAGGCCTGGAACCAGTACGAGCCCAGCTCCAAGGGCTACGCCTGCGACTGGACGGATGCCAAGAAGGGTGAGCGCTACAAGCTCTGA
- a CDS encoding urease subunit gamma: protein MHLTPQEKDKLLIVTAALLAERRLNRGLKLNHPEAVAWLSFLVLEGARDGRTVAELMAEGTTWLSRDQVMEGIPELVHEVQIEAVFPDGTKLVTLHDPIR from the coding sequence ATGCATCTGACCCCTCAGGAGAAGGACAAGCTCCTGATCGTCACCGCGGCCCTCCTGGCCGAACGCCGGTTGAACCGCGGTCTCAAGCTCAACCATCCCGAAGCGGTGGCCTGGCTGAGTTTTCTCGTGCTCGAAGGAGCTCGGGACGGGAGAACCGTGGCTGAGCTGATGGCCGAGGGGACCACCTGGCTGAGCCGCGATCAGGTGATGGAGGGGATCCCTGAGCTGGTCCATGAAGTCCAGATTGAGGCGGTGTTTCCCGATGGCACCAAGCTCGTGACCCTGCACGACCCCATTCGCTGA
- a CDS encoding urease accessory protein UreF codes for MPTPMVSRLRLYQLVSPALPVGAFSYSEGLEVLVQAGQLTSEQSMEDWLTAEVLRGGVAIEAAALAPLMALLRGWRDGAPEAEQELRSLDRWLLVQRESAELRAQQRQMGRSLLQLLADLGWPLPCAGEPLAWPAAYAWACAAMELDSPEVEEAYLYSWVANQLSAAVRLVPLGPTQAQRLQLKLAPLLAKRGQELAAKDPKQQWNGAVGAGMAQLFHAELYSRLFRS; via the coding sequence ATGCCCACTCCCATGGTTAGTCGGCTTCGGCTCTATCAACTGGTCAGTCCTGCTTTGCCGGTGGGGGCCTTCAGTTATTCCGAGGGTCTGGAGGTGCTGGTTCAGGCCGGTCAGCTCACCTCGGAGCAGTCGATGGAGGATTGGCTCACCGCTGAGGTGCTGCGTGGTGGGGTGGCGATTGAGGCCGCTGCGCTCGCGCCCTTGATGGCTCTTCTGCGCGGCTGGAGGGATGGAGCGCCGGAGGCGGAACAGGAGCTGCGCAGCCTCGATCGCTGGTTGCTGGTGCAGCGGGAATCGGCGGAGCTGCGGGCTCAGCAACGTCAGATGGGCCGTTCGCTGTTGCAGCTGCTGGCCGATCTGGGCTGGCCCTTGCCTTGCGCCGGTGAGCCATTGGCCTGGCCGGCGGCCTATGCCTGGGCCTGCGCGGCCATGGAGTTGGACTCCCCTGAGGTAGAGGAGGCCTACCTCTACTCCTGGGTTGCGAACCAGCTCAGTGCGGCGGTTCGCTTGGTGCCGTTAGGCCCGACCCAGGCCCAGCGGTTGCAGTTGAAGCTCGCTCCGCTCCTCGCCAAGCGGGGGCAGGAGCTGGCGGCGAAGGACCCGAAGCAGCAGTGGAATGGTGCGGTGGGCGCGGGGATGGCCCAGTTGTTTCACGCGGAGCTCTACTCCCGCCTGTTCCGCAGCTGA
- a CDS encoding APC family permease yields the protein MSGLTRSLGLRSLTLAVVSGTIGSGWLFAPFYAARSAGAASLIAWVLGGVLAFGLAMVFAELGALVPSSGALAQIPMLSHGRLAGFIGGWCAWIAYLALPTIEVLAMIQYLASDLPWLTLDGGQGQVLSPLGMGCAAVLLVLMTWVNLSGVQTLARWIDTLTGWKLVVPLLISAALMLSAADWSNLLVSVGPPNQGESWLPGVVQAISGGGILFSLLGFRTAMDLAGEARDPQRTVPLAMGLGLGLSIAIYLLLQLAFLVAVPHGSLNGGWGALQLSAHGGPLVAIAMGLGLSWVVGLLLSDAVISPGATAMTYLGLSGRVAWMMGNLGLLPKRLEHLNRQAVPSTALVLSLVIGIVMLLLGPSWQQVVSFLTACLVIALAVGPVSLLALRHQLPTAQRAFALPWAAVICPLTFMISSCAVLWCGRSAVEGAMALVLVPALIFAGINHWKGQRVDGAHGRWWFGYLLGLLLLAEVSGPDRLVPGGELTQIILASAFSLAMFPIAVGARLQQASSEAKVQIN from the coding sequence ATGAGCGGCCTCACACGCAGCCTCGGCCTGCGCAGCTTGACCCTGGCGGTGGTCAGCGGAACCATCGGCTCGGGCTGGCTCTTTGCTCCCTTCTATGCCGCCCGCAGTGCCGGGGCCGCCAGCTTGATCGCTTGGGTCCTCGGCGGGGTTCTGGCCTTTGGCTTGGCCATGGTGTTTGCCGAACTGGGAGCCCTTGTCCCCAGTTCAGGCGCCCTGGCGCAAATCCCGATGCTCAGCCATGGCCGCCTCGCGGGCTTCATCGGCGGCTGGTGCGCCTGGATCGCCTACCTGGCCCTGCCCACCATCGAGGTGCTGGCCATGATCCAGTACCTGGCCAGCGACCTTCCGTGGCTCACCCTCGATGGCGGCCAAGGCCAGGTGCTCAGTCCCTTGGGGATGGGCTGCGCCGCCGTGCTCTTGGTGTTGATGACCTGGGTCAACCTGTCTGGGGTGCAAACCCTGGCTCGCTGGATCGACACGCTGACCGGCTGGAAGTTGGTGGTCCCCCTACTGATCTCCGCCGCCCTGATGCTGAGTGCCGCCGACTGGAGCAATTTGCTGGTGAGTGTCGGGCCTCCCAACCAGGGGGAGAGCTGGCTGCCTGGAGTCGTTCAGGCCATCAGCGGCGGCGGCATCCTCTTCAGCCTGCTCGGGTTTCGCACAGCCATGGATTTGGCGGGGGAGGCGAGAGATCCCCAACGCACCGTCCCGCTGGCGATGGGCCTGGGCCTGGGCCTCTCCATTGCCATCTATCTGTTGCTGCAACTGGCGTTCTTGGTGGCCGTCCCCCACGGCAGCCTGAACGGGGGCTGGGGGGCTCTGCAACTCAGCGCCCACGGTGGACCACTCGTCGCGATCGCCATGGGACTCGGGCTGAGCTGGGTGGTGGGTTTACTGCTGAGTGACGCGGTGATCTCCCCAGGAGCCACCGCCATGACCTACTTGGGACTGTCAGGCCGGGTCGCCTGGATGATGGGCAACCTTGGCCTGTTGCCCAAGCGACTGGAGCACCTAAACCGGCAAGCCGTTCCCAGCACGGCTCTGGTCCTGAGCCTGGTGATTGGAATCGTGATGCTGCTGCTTGGACCCAGCTGGCAGCAGGTCGTGAGCTTTCTCACCGCCTGCTTGGTGATTGCCCTCGCCGTTGGTCCCGTCAGCCTGCTGGCCCTGCGCCATCAGCTGCCTACGGCCCAGCGCGCTTTTGCTCTGCCTTGGGCCGCGGTCATCTGCCCACTCACTTTCATGATCTCCAGCTGCGCCGTCCTGTGGTGCGGACGCAGCGCGGTTGAAGGAGCGATGGCCCTGGTCCTCGTTCCAGCCCTGATCTTTGCCGGGATCAACCACTGGAAGGGCCAACGGGTCGATGGAGCCCATGGCAGGTGGTGGTTTGGCTACTTGCTCGGATTGCTGCTGCTCGCCGAGGTGAGCGGTCCTGATCGCCTAGTCCCGGGAGGCGAACTGACCCAGATCATCCTCGCCAGCGCGTTCTCGCTAGCCATGTTCCCTATCGCTGTGGGAGCCCGGCTGCAGCAGGCCTCCAGCGAAGCCAAGGTGCAGATCAACTAA
- a CDS encoding urease subunit beta, with translation MAGLIPGELIPEPGELELNSGRPVTTVLVANTGDRPVQVGSHFHFFEANAALHFDREATRGQRLDIPAGTAIRFEPGDSREVQLVPFAGSRRVFGFNGLINGPLD, from the coding sequence ATGGCTGGATTGATTCCCGGGGAACTGATCCCTGAACCTGGCGAGCTGGAACTCAACAGCGGCCGCCCCGTCACCACGGTGCTGGTAGCCAACACGGGGGATCGGCCCGTGCAGGTGGGTTCGCACTTCCACTTCTTTGAGGCCAACGCCGCCCTGCACTTCGACCGCGAGGCCACCCGGGGGCAACGGCTCGACATTCCTGCCGGCACAGCGATCCGCTTTGAACCCGGCGACAGCCGCGAAGTGCAACTGGTTCCTTTTGCCGGATCGCGGCGCGTTTTTGGCTTCAACGGCCTGATCAACGGCCCCCTCGACTGA
- the ureE gene encoding urease accessory protein UreE produces MAFGSHQVEHGSAIVLVERYPQGVLLESEASALQLPLTADERTSLRGHRRSRCGRDLVLQLPRGAALKPGDRLLSNDGQWQVQVEAAPEAVMQVRSTEPLALLQAAYHLGNRHVAMELHPDRLVLLQDSVLAKLLRQRQLQVECLDAPFQPEAGAYEGVPHAHSHG; encoded by the coding sequence ATGGCCTTCGGATCGCATCAGGTGGAGCACGGTTCAGCCATTGTTTTGGTGGAGCGTTACCCCCAGGGCGTGCTGCTGGAGTCCGAGGCCTCGGCTCTGCAGTTGCCCCTCACGGCGGATGAGCGCACCAGCCTGCGGGGGCATCGCCGCAGCCGCTGCGGACGGGATTTGGTGCTGCAGCTTCCTCGGGGCGCGGCCCTCAAGCCCGGGGATCGTTTGTTGAGCAACGACGGCCAATGGCAGGTGCAGGTCGAGGCTGCGCCGGAGGCGGTGATGCAGGTTCGCAGCACCGAGCCTTTGGCCCTGCTGCAGGCGGCTTATCACCTGGGGAATCGCCATGTGGCGATGGAGCTGCACCCCGATCGCTTGGTCCTGTTGCAGGACAGCGTGCTGGCGAAGCTCCTACGTCAACGGCAGCTGCAGGTGGAGTGTCTCGATGCGCCCTTTCAGCCCGAGGCCGGTGCCTACGAGGGCGTTCCCCATGCCCACTCCCATGGTTAG
- a CDS encoding branched-chain amino acid ABC transporter permease, translating to MQLLFESLFNGVAIGSVLLMAALGLAIVFGLMGVINLAHGELIMLGAYTTYVVQLIFKLPAFEPVYNLYVLVAIPLAFVVSGVVGILLERTVIRRLYGNPLETLLATWGVSLILQQFVRSVPLATAAGVVLALVVGFSLPLLMPAPWLEGPRARFVRAGCWATSALAGVLLAGGLASQISRIARATSRNVDVTAPQWMRGGLEWADLTLPVPRLVIIVMTVVSVLGVTLFLNRSVWGTRIRAVTQNRSMSDCLGIPTDTVDVLTFGIGSGLAGIAGVAVSLLGSVGPNVGGSYIVGCFMVVVLGGVGNLFGAVLASFAIGWLTDLIGAGRLLTLWPAMPPPLAATVKFFATTSMAQVMVFALIVLFLQFRPAGLFPQKGRMVEA from the coding sequence GTGCAACTGCTGTTTGAAAGCCTCTTCAACGGAGTGGCCATCGGCTCGGTGTTGCTGATGGCCGCCCTTGGACTGGCGATTGTGTTCGGCTTGATGGGGGTGATCAACCTCGCCCATGGCGAGCTGATCATGCTCGGCGCCTACACGACCTACGTCGTGCAGCTGATTTTCAAGCTGCCGGCCTTTGAACCCGTTTACAACCTCTACGTCTTGGTGGCAATTCCGTTGGCCTTCGTGGTGAGCGGCGTCGTTGGCATCCTGTTGGAGCGCACGGTGATTCGCCGCCTCTACGGCAATCCCCTCGAGACCTTGCTGGCGACCTGGGGGGTGAGCCTGATCCTCCAGCAGTTCGTGCGCAGTGTTCCCCTGGCGACGGCGGCGGGTGTGGTGCTTGCCCTGGTGGTGGGCTTCAGCTTGCCGTTACTCATGCCCGCCCCCTGGCTCGAGGGCCCGCGGGCTCGGTTCGTGCGTGCTGGTTGCTGGGCGACCTCGGCCTTGGCTGGGGTGCTTTTGGCGGGGGGATTGGCCTCCCAGATCTCGCGGATTGCCCGCGCCACCTCTCGCAATGTCGATGTGACTGCGCCGCAATGGATGCGCGGTGGCTTGGAGTGGGCCGATCTCACCCTGCCGGTGCCCCGGTTGGTGATCATCGTGATGACGGTCGTCTCGGTCCTCGGCGTCACCCTGTTCCTCAACCGCAGTGTCTGGGGGACGCGCATTCGAGCAGTCACCCAGAACCGGTCCATGAGTGACTGCCTGGGTATCCCGACGGATACGGTCGACGTCTTGACCTTCGGCATCGGCTCTGGATTGGCCGGGATTGCCGGTGTGGCGGTCTCGCTCTTGGGTTCGGTGGGCCCAAACGTCGGCGGCTCTTACATCGTCGGTTGCTTCATGGTTGTTGTGCTCGGCGGTGTGGGCAATCTCTTTGGCGCCGTGTTGGCGTCGTTCGCCATTGGATGGCTCACGGATCTAATCGGCGCCGGTCGCCTGCTGACGCTCTGGCCAGCGATGCCGCCGCCGCTGGCCGCGACGGTGAAGTTCTTCGCCACGACGAGCATGGCGCAGGTGATGGTCTTCGCCCTGATCGTTCTGTTCTTGCAATTCCGTCCTGCGGGCCTCTTCCCGCAGAAGGGACGCATGGTGGAGGCCTGA